GTTAATAATTTCCTAAgacggagccagagagatagcatggaggtaaggtgtttgcctttcatgcagaagtacagtggtttgaatcctggcatcccatatggtcccctgtgcctgccaggggcgatttctgagtatagagctgacgggtgtgactcaaaaacaaaaacaaaaaaaaatttcctaagtgatatttttatctgttcttatGGTTTTTTGCTTGGGTGTATCATAGGAAAAATATAGTAGATTCAAAAGAAGGTTCTATCCATTTTGGGTGGAGCCTCAAGTTATTTATCTATATTCACggcctgaaacattttattttgatttgtgacttaagctcccatcaaTGAATAATCGGCCATACTTTGTACATAAATTTTCAGACCTTTCAGATACCTACTGATAAATCATTACAGTTGCCCCTCCCCCTAGTGATCATGGGGGTGTGCCTCCTCCTCCtaaataggggcctaattcagTGCCCCCAAATATGGGCTTCCTGGTCAGCCTGGACATGAATGGAAAATGTGCTTCATCCCGCCTGCTACACAGCCTTTCTagcatctcttcgaaggatctctgCCTCTGGATTACAACTGGGCTTTTTGATTGCCTCAGGAGCTCTCCATCGCCTACTAGATCTTTGATTATTGAATCCAGGATACTCCACTTGATCTTCCAAGGAAgaacttacttggaattcttcatctgGCACATCATAGATCTATCATCTTTGGGGCTTGCAGTTGATTCCTTAATgcatgtttctggttttggacactatgtttaggttagaagttttattttacttttctctgtgatgcgcttatgcaaacaaccgcccttttctttttgcttagtTGTTCCTTTTGTGATTATAGAAAATGTCACTTACTTTTGGgtcttattattattgctttacaAAAGAAGGGGGActtgttatatatgaaagcatttcattatctctgcctgttgtcccacctacgaccttccaggtgggggcgctgttgagagcctaataaacAGTTGGGGAGCGAGGTGCTCAGGGTCTGTTGGGGCAGCTAACGAGCTAGCTCAAGGTTTTTTGGTAGGTGAGAGTAGGCTGACAGGTAGAACTCTGCAACCGACCTTCTTGTccttttaccctcctgtctgtgtggatgaTTTGCCGCAgacaaatattaccaagatctcttcCCTTCCTGGaggataggggaatgggaattAATTTCTCCTTCTGGGAGATCTTTGAGGACCCATCGATTACCAGTCAAGGAGCAAACTTGACACAGCAACCCTCTACCACTGTGCTTCCTACTCAAAAACGAAgctccagggaccagagagatagcacggagatgaaggtaggacgtttgccttgcatgcagaaggacggtggttcgaatcccagcatcccatagggtctcccaagcctgctaggagcgatttctgggcgtagagccaggaggaaaccctgagcactgccgggtgtgaccaaaaacaaaacaaaaaagaagaagaagaagctccAACTGCTGGATCTGAGACTGATAATTGCGTGAGATTTGAGTAATTTAGCCTAATGGAATTTCTGCACCGTAGTTCCTCATGCTCTTTCACACACAAGCACGCTGCTCCAAGAAAATCTGGTTGGTGCCATAGATGTTTAAGTCTTCCCTCCTCGCTCCCACCTCTGGGATCTGGAAAAGAAATGGTCCCTGACTCCCTAAGAAGACTAGAAAAgggatatccccccccccccccccccagttctttCCTGAATGCATGAAGGGTAAGAATCAAGCTGGCTGGAATAAAGACACTATTTAAACACTTTCATCTGGGCACTCCTGAAACTGAagcctgttgcaagtcagccctgaagaggttgactgatggagggatggaggatgaggtctttcccctccagctcggagcacgcgtctgccaccctgctcagccggtggttctgaggtgaagtggcgggtaaacagctcgcagtcaggcttgtggaaatattagctttattcggtgggcaagactgaagttcaaagcctcagcatcagttccagccaaaagcccctcgccttccacagacccttgttgtttttttttttttttttggaggggggtttgggccacacccggcagtgctcaggggttactcctggctgtctgctcagaaatagctcctggcaggcacgggggaccatatgggacaccgggattcggaccaaccacctttggtcctggatcagctgcttgcaaggcaaacaccgctgtgctatctctccgggcccagacccttgtttttatcccccagaatcaggtaccacccaatggtgggatcagataccacccaatggtgggagcagaatcaggtactaccctagggtgggggcagaatgccgggtcacaccctagggtagggcacaatcaccgatcagggtagggtcagtaacataataatcccataaaaatttacatacacaacaaagccAAAAAtccttttctggggccagagccatactATGCAACTGGTcccgatttgatccctggtgcccactatggtcccctgagcctgccaggagccatttctgagcctagagccaggagtaacccctgagtgccaccgggtgtgacccccccccccaaaaaaaaaaaaacaaaaagaatttctaaTGAAGGGAGGACAGGTCAGCGGGGATGCCCACCCATTCAGGCAGGAAGGCCGCCTTGGGCTTAAAGACCTTGAGGAATGGGGAGTCGGGTAGGGTGAAGTTGGCCAGATAAACCGTGTCACCGCCGGTCAAGTAGGCGGCCCAGAAGCCGAAGGTGCCGATGGTCATGATGGTGTGGTTGCACTGGGTGAGCAATGCCAGGTCCGGCCCGGGGGACCCTTCCCGGCCGTCCCCCGCGAACACCACGTCGCCCTGGGATGTGTCAATGTTCTGTCGACACCAGGCCATGTCGTTGCTGGCCACCACGAAGACCGGGTTGGGGTGACGGGCTCGGAACCAGTCTAGGGCCTGCTGCAGGTAGCCCCGATCGGCCACTACACCCCGCCAACGCCGTGGCATCACCCGCACATAGTCCCCGCGGCGCACGTGGACACCCACGAAGGTCTCAGGCCGGCCCCCACGCACCCTCAAGGCCCGGAGCTGTGTCTGGGCCGCCTCCCGCAGGTGGCTATGCAAAGTGAATTCTTGAAGGATCTGTGCCCTGATGTGATGGAAGAAGGTCCAGGAAGAGGTGTAGCCCGAGAACTTGAGCCAAGGCTCCTGCAGGTTCTGGTACTCAGGTGACATCCAGTCGTGCAGCCGCAGGTGGGTCCAGGGCATCTTCTTGTAGGCCTCTGGGTACAGCACGGGCAGGTGGATGCGGAAGATGGGTGCCAGCATCTTGTGCATTTTAGGGGAGATGAAGGCCTGGCGTCCATGCAGCTGAGCCAGGGCGAGCAGGGTGGCATACTGGCCCATCTGGTTCCCCAGGCGACCTAAGGGAATGATGGTCCAAACTCCTGAGCATGTAGTGGAGGGCCCAGGCCCTGAAATGGAGCTGTTGAGGGACCGGCAGATGAGATCCTGGGAGGAGGAGTCCCAAAGTGGGGTGCCCAGGGCCAGCAGCTGGTTCTGCAACCTGGCTAGTTGGCCCCAGAAGATGAAGACGAAGACGATCAGGCCGAAGACCAGGCCCAAGGTCCGAATGCTGATGATATCCATGGGTGAGGGGGCCAGGACAGAGGGTTCAGGTCGAGAAGGGATGAACCGAGGCTcctaggaaaggagaaaggagaggttTGGAGCTCAGGGTGTTGGAGAAAAGAAGGACCCTTGGGTTTGGGGGTTCTGAATCTCATGCCCAGCTCTGGAGAGATTCCTAGAAAGGGAGCTGCTTACTTTGCATCTCAAGAATTTctacttcagggcccggagagatagcacagcggcgtttgccttgcaagcagccgatccaggaccaaaggtggttggttcgaatgccggtgtcccatatggtcccccgtgcctgccaggagctatttctgagcagacagccaggagtaacccctgagcaacgccgggtgtggcccaaaaacaaaaacaaaaacaaaaacaaaaagaatttctacttcaaaaaccaaataaataaataaatgggggaggatggagagatagcataacggtagggcttttgccttgcacgcagccaatccaggacagatggtggttcgaatcccggcatcccagatggtcccccatgcctgccaggagtgatttctgagcacacagtcaggagtcaccccaaagcgccgccgggtgtgacccaaaatccaaaaaaataaaattaaattaaaataataatcttgctcttttctgctgagccagcctacagacaccaaggactgtaatctctctaggacccacacccggtaagatgtccccgccCAATgaaggtggggccaattcctgccgtgtgattgggaacccagagacttataaagaacagcggccatgctctctgcctcttttctgctgagccagcctacagacaccaaggactgtaatctctccaggacccacacccgaaaagcTCTGCAGCACAGCATaccttgtaacccctgaattccatttctgcacaatgtaagaagcaatctacagccataccaatggagtaattttgcagtacacacccatatttacagaaatcaagatggctcctctaataatctaaaaattaggaaacagctagctcttgccaggtatagggtttggggaggccccataccggggcccttatccctagcctgaggtatgctgggaggcttggcaggcccccagcagtccttgtctttttcccttgactccaggccttccctgggtgccagctcagatggccagaagtgggttcaggtggactcttagtggtcctcaggttccttccctccctccgtactccaggggggaggtgcatggggaagagggcggacagacatctggcttccggtttcctccttgattctggagaccagctcttgccaggtatagagtttttctcccctagacttcagtccttccctgggtgctggtctaggtggactctataggggtcaacaggcttcctccctatctctccctacactaatgtgAATGCGCTCTagttctagcactgatttatgttgggacagtcagtggaaattttttctccttgttttcatattgatagtattgtatgcatatattctatatatccataatatccatcttgtattgtgaccttgatactgccctacaaaactcatttctaatattttactgcctcagtcccaacccttactttcccatcttcccatgtaggtgcagctaatgacataaagctcactacttagagtgataagtgcagttagagaaataactacactgaaaactatcataacaatgtgaatgaatgagggaaaaagaaagcctgtctcgagtacaggtgtgggtggggtggggagtaggtagatctgggaaattggtaatgagaatcctgcactggtgaagcggggtttctttacatgactgttatcatacaactacaattatatttgtaatcacggtgtttaaataaagataattaaaaaaataataatctctaCTTACCTCGGTGTAGTCTCTGTATCAGGATGACTTGGTTGGGCACAAAGGcaccagtgctcagaggatctaAATTCTCAGGGGAGTCAGAGTTGGCCAGGGTGGGGTCAGTGTTGAGAAGTTAGGGGGTCCTGAAGGTGAAGGACAGAAGTGTCATGTCAccccatcaaaatggggagaagaaatgaacagacactttgtgaaagaagaaaggcaaatggccaaaggcacataaaaatatgctcaacatcattaatcatcagggagatgcaaatcaaaactactatgaggtacctcctcacgccactgagattggcacacatcataaagaaggaaaacaaggggccgggcggtggcgctggaggtaaggtgcctgccttgcctgcgctagcctaggacggaccgaggttcgatcccccggcatcccatatggtcccccaagaagccaggagcaacttctgagtgcatagccaggagtaacccctgagcctcacagggtgtggcccaaaaaccaaaaaaaaaaaaaaaaaagaaggaaaacaagcagtgctggcagggatatggagagaaaggaactctttttcactgatggtgggaatgccgtctagtccaacctttatggaaagccatatggagattccttcacaaactggaaattgagctcccatatgatccagctataccacttctagaaatatacccaaggaacacaaaaatacaatacaaaaatcccttccttacacctatattcattgcagagctatttacaatagccagactggaaacaatcaagatgcccttcaacagatgagtggctaaagaaaccgtggaacatatacacaatggaatactatgcagccatcaggagagatgaagtcatgaaattttcctatacatggatgtacgtggaatctattgtgctgagtgaagtaagtcagagggagagagaaagacgcagaatggtttcactcatctatgggttttaagaaaaatgaaagacatttttaacagtatctcagagacaagagagatgaggactggtaggtgcagctcatgacatgaagctcaccacatagagtgatgagtgcagatagataaataactacactgaaaactatcataacaatatgaatgaatgagggaagtagaaagcctgtctcgagtacaggtgtgagtggggtggggaggagggagatctgggaaactggtggtgggaatgttgcactggtgaaggggggtgttctttacataactgtaatcatacaactataatcatatttgtaatcacagtgtttaaataaagataatttaaaaaaaaaaaagaagtgtcatgccaggggaccggagagatagcacagcggtaaggcgtttgccttagatgcagaaggacagtggtttgaatcccggcatccatcccatgtggtccccagagcctgccaggagtgatttctgagcatagatccagggggaacccctgagtgctgccaggtgtgaccccaaaaaacaaaagacaaaaaacagaaGTGTCATGCCAGATATTTCCCAAGGCTGACACACACAGTTAGGTCCCTGGAAACTGGGGAGTCCAGGCTAATGCacccccttcctctcccctctttttGCCCTGATTGACTGCTGGGAGTTTGGGGAGGGAAGAGGtgattgggtgtggcccccagaaagTGTCTCTGCCTTTGTTTTCCTGGACTAGATGGATGAGTCATTTGTCTGCAACCCACCCCTTATCTGGCTGCTCCCATGCCCCGGGGTGAGAGCTAATTCTTTCCCACACCCAAAATCTGGGTTCCCACCCTGTACCCACTTGTTAGTCAAGTTTGTGCACTCCCATGTCAGACTGGGTTACTGACATCCCCCAGAGCTCAGAACCCCTTTCTGTGATAACCCAACAGGTTTGCCCCTTGTTGGTACTGGAGGGTGGGTGGCAGGTGGGACCTCCTCCCTCCCAAGGAGGGCCTCAGCCTAAAATGGGCCACTGGCTCCTCTCCCGAGTCCCCCCGAAATAACCTCCATTCTGTCCCTGTCCTCCAGCTGGGAGGAATTCTAAGTTGGTGTCACTTGGAGAACGTATCTTCCCTGGTCTTTCTTGGACCTGAGCCCTTTTTCCCCCCGCTCCCAGGACAGACCTGCCCCAGCTTATTCCCCCAAACTCCCTGCACCTTGACTGAGCAATGATAGGACAGGGTGTGAGGGCTGGGCCTGCTTACTGAGGTGTCCTGGCAAGTTTAGGGCTTGT
This window of the Suncus etruscus isolate mSunEtr1 chromosome 14, mSunEtr1.pri.cur, whole genome shotgun sequence genome carries:
- the FUT1 gene encoding galactoside alpha-(1,2)-fucosyltransferase 1; the protein is MKSSSGAEFKLRVVQSRVDWDAPRQREGSRGAGLQGDARRPSLYLWDPPVTSPADLCHLTQLAEKAIPPWLWPDFGCGKELALTPGHGSSQIRGVWTIIPLGRLGNQMGQYATLLALAQLHGRQAFISPKMHKMLAPIFRIHLPVLYPEAYKKMPWTHLRLHDWMSPEYQNLQEPWLKFSGYTSSWTFFHHIRAQILQEFTLHSHLREAAQTQLRALRVRGGRPETFVGVHVRRGDYVRVMPRRWRGVVADRGYLQQALDWFRARHPNPVFVVASNDMAWCRQNIDTSQGDVVFAGDGREGSPGPDLALLTQCNHTIMTIGTFGFWAAYLTGGDTVYLANFTLPDSPFLKVFKPKAAFLPEWVGIPADLSSLH